The sequence below is a genomic window from Phormidium ambiguum IAM M-71.
AACTAATTGGAATAAATCTCGATCGCCTGTCAAAATTTTAACTCGATACCCTGCTGCACTTGCCTTTTCTGCTAAGGTTCCTAAAACGTCATCTGCTTCATATCCCGGCGCAGTTACTATTGGTAAATTAAAAGCATCTAATAATTCGTGGAGATTTTTTAGATCGGTGATAAAATCTTCTGGTGTTTCTTGTCGATCGGCTTTGTAAGTGTCATCTGCCTCATGGCGGAAAGTTGGTAAACCTAAGTCAAATGCGATCGCCATACCTTGCGGTTTTTGTGATTCTATCACCGCTAAAAGTGACTTGAGAAACCCAAAACACGCACTTGTAGGAATCCCAGTTTTTGTTTTTAAACCACCATCTCTTCCTTTAGCAAAAGCATAAAAAGAACGAAAGGCTAAGGAGTGACCATCTACTAGGACGATCAATGGTAAATTTTCCAGTTCAGTAGAGTTAGATTTTGACATAATTATTTATTTTAGCGAACTTATGTACATCTGAAATATTAAATTTTCCGGGTTTTTATTGTGTCAAACAATGACTAAATTTGTGACTAGGAACTAAAATCTAAAGGAACTTCTTCGATATTAGCTAAGGCGAGAATTTTTTCTCGATCGATTGCTGCTTCTTGACTTTCTAAACTCCTTTCGCATCGCACCGCAAATTGACAAAAATTGCAATCTCTAGAACTTTCGTTGATTTGGGGAAACTCCTCGCCAATTTTATACTTTTCTAACCAATAATTTAGTCGATCGCATAATTCAGTTAAATCTCTTTTTGTTTGTTCATGCTTTTCGGTATTGTAGGCGAACCTTAAACTTTTGGGTTCCGGTTGTGATTGCACAAACCAATAAGTCATGGAAATTTCTTCTGGCTGATAATCACTTGTCTCCGCTAAAACAAACATATACAAACGAGTTTGCCAATCCTGTTCTAAAAAATGTCGCTTTTTTGGTTCTGGATAAGTTTTCCAATCTAAGATTAGCGCCTTTTTTTCAGAGGCGATTAATAAATCATAAGCCACCGTTAGCAAGTAACCTTGGAAATTGAAACTGCGAAAATGTTCGCTGTCGCGGAAGTTGTCATTAGTGGGATTAGGAGTTAAAATATCTGGCGCAGCAGTAATTAAAGCTACCACAGAATGCTGCATTTTACTATCTTCTTGCAACAGAGATTCGATCGGCAAACCTAATTCTCGTTGTTGCATCAACAAGTGAAAATGACTTCCCCAACTCAGCTTTTCTTGTTGTTCGGGAGTAGTCACTGAACCAAACTGATCTAAATAAGTATGTTGAAACTTTCGCGGACAACTGGAAAGTATATTTAAGTGTCTTTGAGATAAGCGCATAATCAATTCACAATTAAATTTTTAGGATTTACTTAAAATAAATATACTACCTTCATTACCTCGACCAATTCGCATATCTTCATCTAAATAAGTAATGTCTAACCAGCCTTTTTGTTCGCGGTTGGTAATGTTAAAATCAATTCCGAGAAACTTTTTGCCTGATTCTATTTGCTGAATAAATCGATCGGGGTTTTGATAATTAAGTACTCGCTGCAAACCGCTAATCGCCCGGTCAAATCTCACATTTACTCGACGTTCGGAAACCGGAATGAAAGTAGCAGCCACACTAATAATACTTTCCAAAAATGGCAATCCAGAAACCTCGGCAATATTGTAGATTTTAGTATCCTGCGTGCGAACACATTGGTAAATTTGCCCTAGCTTAAAAAGTGGCAAATTATCAATACCTAAAAGTTCTCTGCTGGTAGTGTAAAGTAATCGCCAATTACCTTCGAGTAAATCTGTTGCTTCCGTTGGTCTGGGAGTGGGGTTGCGGTCTTCCAACTGTGCAACTAAAGCCACGATCGCCAGCTTATCATTTTCCTTTGCTAGTAAACCACGATTTTTTCCCGCGATCGCTTCTAGCAGTTCCATCTTACCAATCATATTTACACCTCTTGAATCGATTCATCACC
It includes:
- a CDS encoding PAP/fibrillin family protein yields the protein MIGKMELLEAIAGKNRGLLAKENDKLAIVALVAQLEDRNPTPRPTEATDLLEGNWRLLYTTSRELLGIDNLPLFKLGQIYQCVRTQDTKIYNIAEVSGLPFLESIISVAATFIPVSERRVNVRFDRAISGLQRVLNYQNPDRFIQQIESGKKFLGIDFNITNREQKGWLDITYLDEDMRIGRGNEGSIFILSKS
- a CDS encoding PD-(D/E)XK nuclease family protein is translated as MRLSQRHLNILSSCPRKFQHTYLDQFGSVTTPEQQEKLSWGSHFHLLMQQRELGLPIESLLQEDSKMQHSVVALITAAPDILTPNPTNDNFRDSEHFRSFNFQGYLLTVAYDLLIASEKKALILDWKTYPEPKKRHFLEQDWQTRLYMFVLAETSDYQPEEISMTYWFVQSQPEPKSLRFAYNTEKHEQTKRDLTELCDRLNYWLEKYKIGEEFPQINESSRDCNFCQFAVRCERSLESQEAAIDREKILALANIEEVPLDFSS